One Aphidius gifuensis isolate YNYX2018 linkage group LG3, ASM1490517v1, whole genome shotgun sequence DNA window includes the following coding sequences:
- the LOC122853025 gene encoding serine-arginine protein 55-like isoform X1, with protein MVGTRVYVGGLPYGTRERDLQRFFRGYGQFRDVLIKNGYGFVEFDDYRDADDAVYELNGKELLGERITVERARGTPRGSDQWRYGDSRGGYGDSRRPARDDMRHDRDSVNRNTRTASSYKQSLPRYGPPTRTEYRLTVENLSSRVSWQDLKDYMRQAGEVTYADAHKQRRNEGVVEFATYTDLKNAMNKLDDTELNGRRIHLVEDKRRGRRSRSSSSRSRSRSRSRSRRRSRSRSRSRRSSRSRSRRSSRSKSRAHSKSKSKSKSKSPERSRSRSKSIRDRSKSKSKSRSRSRSKNDRSKSRSLSKSKDMSPKKERMSRERSRGGERSRSRSGSKHSKMSHSRSRSRSRSHSRSRSRSPMNGDKSPKSIKNDAD; from the exons ATGGTAGGGACAAGGGTCTATGTCGGTGGTCTTCCATACGGCACCAGGGAAAGAGACCTTCAGAGATTTTTCAGAGGCTACGGTCAATTCCGTGATGTTCTCATCAAGAATGGCTATGGCTTTGTC gAATTTGATGACTACAGGGATGCTGATGATGCTGTTTATGAGCTCAATGGAAAAGAACTTCTTGGTGAACg AATAACTGTTGAGAGGGCCCGAGGTACACCTAGGGGTAGTGACCAGTGGCGTTATGGTGACTCCCGTGGTGGTTACGGGGACTCGAGGCGACCTGC CCGAGATGATATGCGACACGACAG agATAGTGTAAACAGAAACACAAGAACTGCATCTAGCTACAAGCAATCATTGCCAAG ataTGGACCACCAACTCGCACCGAGTATCGTCTCACAGTGGAAAATTTATCAAGCCGTGTTAGCTGGCAG GATTTGAAGGATTACATGAGACAAGCTGGTGAAGTAACTTATGCTGATGCTCACAAACAACGCAGAAATGAAgg tGTCGTAGAATTTGCAACATACACTGACCTCAAAAATGCTATGAACAAACTTGATGATACTGAATTGAATGGCAGAAGAATTCATTTGGTTGAAGATAAGAGAAGAGGACGTCGTTCACGCTCATCTAGCTCACGTTCACGTTCACGATCACGCTCACGTTCTCGTCGTCGTTCTCGTTCACGCTCCag aAGTCGTCGCAGTTCACGTAGCCGTAGTCGTCGAAGCAGTCGTTCCAAATCAAGAGCACACTCGAAATCCAAATCAAAATCCAAATCCAAGTCTCCTGAACGCAGTCGCTCACGTTCCAAGTCAAT CCGGGATCGTTCCAAGTCTAAATCAAAATCTAGATCACGTTCACGTAGTAAGAATGACAGATCCAAGTCACGTTCATTATCAAAATCCAAAGATATGTCACCCAAAAa GGAAAGAATGAGTCGTGAACGTTCAAGAGGTGGTGAAAGATCAAGATCCCGTTCCGGAAGCAAACACAGCAAGATGAGTCACAGTCGTTCACGTTCACGTTCCCGTTCACACTCACGTTCAAGATCACGATCACCAATGAATGGCGACAAGTCACCAAAAAGCATCAAAAATGATGCTgactaa
- the LOC122853027 gene encoding uncharacterized protein LOC122853027 isoform X1 translates to MKAENLINQMEASSSAEDVKRQRVLLFEQFARKVELSIPKVDNILIKIISSINDIRPMNMELLKTEKFFEVWVCLMSRRMTEENSLIFEDGTCFTRQQLELIYGIDFVNAFVSFILSLQTFSPTELKLFTTVAVLSRTYSDNIILGKFHFFDNDRAVEKFKDFCADFFDFDISKKLLRLRELDEQRNNEMDWFRRNYWLELDISRQIAERLNIPVLITMPKSSANLMGATSIAEFVEMEKIYYWKQWAGTIAFYTQTQISFAHACLESLTKKDQACLLKHGLIEICFSTLSPYITRNAIVIRRAGFLIKHLELIYGPDFVDVFVETLLSLQACQLSTVEMKLFNEIVLLNQRPGLVDVEAVQRLQDRAIEKLSAERLKNQKNTNDVDIPTLDIPQMLSELQSLSSLHLNSLDWLKENSSKINLSVFLCELFDIPNFIFKILY, encoded by the exons atgaaggctgaaaatttaataaatcaaatggaAGCATCATCAAGTGCTGAAGATGTTAAACGACAAAGAGTATTGTTATTCGAACAATTTGCAAGAAAAGTTGAATTATCAATTCCAAAAGTAGATAATAttcttatcaaaattatttcgtCTATAAATGACATAAGGCCAATGAATATGGAATTGCTGAAAacggaaaaattttttgaggtATGGGTTTGTCTGATGTCTCGACGTATGACAGAggaaaattcattaatatttgaagACGGGACTTGTTTTACAAGACAACAACTTGAACTCATCTATGGA ATCGATTTTGTTAATGCATTTGTATCATTTATATTGTCATTACAAACATTTTCCCCGActgaattgaaattatttactaCTGTTGCTGTATTGAGCCGAACATACTCTGATAATATAATACTcggtaaatttcatttttttgataatgacaGAGctgtagaaaaatttaaagatttttgtgcggattttttcgattttgacatttcaaaaaaattgttgagacTACGGGAACTTGATGAACAACGCAATAATGAAATGGATTGGTTTAGGAGAAATTATTGGCTTGAATTGGATATTTCGAGACAAATTGCTGAGCGGTTGAATATTCCAGTCCTTATTACCatg CCTAAAAGTTCAGCGAATCTCATGGGAGCCACATCGATTGCTGAATTTGtggaaatggaaaaaatttattattggaaGCAATGGGCAGGGACCATTGCATTTTATACTCAGACACAGATTAGCTTTGCACATGCTTGTCTTGaatcattaacaaaaaaagatcAAGCATGTCTTCTTAAACACGGTTTGATTGAGATATGCTTTTCTACGCTATCACCTTACATCACTAGGAATGCAATCGTAATACGTCGAGcaggttttttaataaaacatctTGAACTTATTTATGGA cctgattttgttgatgtatTCGTAGAAACTTTATTGTCATTGCAAGCATGTCAACTATCTACAgttgaaatgaaattatttaatgaaattgttttattgaacCAAAGACCTGGTTTAGTCGACGTTGAAGCTGTACAAAGGTTACAAGATCGTGCTATTGAAAAGTTGTCAGcagaaagattaaaaaatcaaaaaaatacaaatgatgtTGATATTCCAACTCTTGATATTCCACAAATGTTATCAGAATTACAATCGCTTTCTTCACTACACTTGAATTCTCTTGATTGgttgaaagaaaattcaagtaaaataaatctttCGGTCTTTCTTTGTGAACTATTCGACAttccaaattttatatttaaaatcttATATtag
- the LOC122853025 gene encoding serine-arginine protein 55-like isoform X2 — MVGTRVYVGGLPYGTRERDLQRFFRGYGQFRDVLIKNGYGFVEFDDYRDADDAVYELNGKELLGERVAVEIARGVSGRRGDRGYGRSRSWRDNRDDMRHDRDSVNRNTRTASSYKQSLPRYGPPTRTEYRLTVENLSSRVSWQDLKDYMRQAGEVTYADAHKQRRNEGVVEFATYTDLKNAMNKLDDTELNGRRIHLVEDKRRGRRSRSSSSRSRSRSRSRSRRRSRSRSRSRRSSRSRSRRSSRSKSRAHSKSKSKSKSKSPERSRSRSKSIRDRSKSKSKSRSRSRSKNDRSKSRSLSKSKDMSPKKERMSRERSRGGERSRSRSGSKHSKMSHSRSRSRSRSHSRSRSRSPMNGDKSPKSIKNDAD, encoded by the exons ATGGTAGGGACAAGGGTCTATGTCGGTGGTCTTCCATACGGCACCAGGGAAAGAGACCTTCAGAGATTTTTCAGAGGCTACGGTCAATTCCGTGATGTTCTCATCAAGAATGGCTATGGCTTTGTC gAATTTGATGACTACAGGGATGCTGATGATGCTGTTTATGAGCTCAATGGAAAAGAACTTCTTGGTGAACg AGTGGCGGTGGAGATAGCACGGGGTGTTTCAGGGAGGCGAGGCGACCGTGGCTACGGACGCTCCCGCTCCTGGAGAGACAA CCGAGATGATATGCGACACGACAG agATAGTGTAAACAGAAACACAAGAACTGCATCTAGCTACAAGCAATCATTGCCAAG ataTGGACCACCAACTCGCACCGAGTATCGTCTCACAGTGGAAAATTTATCAAGCCGTGTTAGCTGGCAG GATTTGAAGGATTACATGAGACAAGCTGGTGAAGTAACTTATGCTGATGCTCACAAACAACGCAGAAATGAAgg tGTCGTAGAATTTGCAACATACACTGACCTCAAAAATGCTATGAACAAACTTGATGATACTGAATTGAATGGCAGAAGAATTCATTTGGTTGAAGATAAGAGAAGAGGACGTCGTTCACGCTCATCTAGCTCACGTTCACGTTCACGATCACGCTCACGTTCTCGTCGTCGTTCTCGTTCACGCTCCag aAGTCGTCGCAGTTCACGTAGCCGTAGTCGTCGAAGCAGTCGTTCCAAATCAAGAGCACACTCGAAATCCAAATCAAAATCCAAATCCAAGTCTCCTGAACGCAGTCGCTCACGTTCCAAGTCAAT CCGGGATCGTTCCAAGTCTAAATCAAAATCTAGATCACGTTCACGTAGTAAGAATGACAGATCCAAGTCACGTTCATTATCAAAATCCAAAGATATGTCACCCAAAAa GGAAAGAATGAGTCGTGAACGTTCAAGAGGTGGTGAAAGATCAAGATCCCGTTCCGGAAGCAAACACAGCAAGATGAGTCACAGTCGTTCACGTTCACGTTCCCGTTCACACTCACGTTCAAGATCACGATCACCAATGAATGGCGACAAGTCACCAAAAAGCATCAAAAATGATGCTgactaa
- the LOC122853028 gene encoding thymosin beta-like isoform X2: MSAPINPSLKDLPKVSIDLKSQLEGFNPDAMKKAETAIKNVLPSAEDVAAEKTQQTLIAGIEAFDATKLKHTETQEKNPLPDKMAIEQEKDKQQFISGIENFDPAKLKHAQTMEKNPLPTKETIDAEKIAA; this comes from the exons ATGTCAGCTCCAATTAATCCATCATTGAAGGATCTTCCAAAGGTCTCAATTGATCTAAAAAGTCAACTCGAAGGATTTAATCCTGATGCCATGAAAAAAGCTGAGACtgcaattaaaaatgttttgcCATCAGCTGAAg atGTAGCAGCTGAAAAGACACAGCAGACCTTGATTGCTGGCATTGAGGCCTTTGATGCCACCAAATTGAAGCATACTGAGACTCAGGAAAAAAATCCACTTCCTGATAAAATGG caATTGAACAAGAAAAAGACAAACAACAATTCATATCTGGAATTGAAAATTTCGATCCAGCCAAGCTCAAGCATGCTCAAACCATGGAAAAAAATCCTTTGCCAACCAAAGAGA ccattGATGCAGAAAAGATTGCTGCTTAa
- the LOC122853027 gene encoding uncharacterized protein LOC122853027 isoform X2: protein MAENLINQMEASSSAEDVKRQRVLLFEQFARKVELSIPKVDNILIKIISSINDIRPMNMELLKTEKFFEVWVCLMSRRMTEENSLIFEDGTCFTRQQLELIYGIDFVNAFVSFILSLQTFSPTELKLFTTVAVLSRTYSDNIILGKFHFFDNDRAVEKFKDFCADFFDFDISKKLLRLRELDEQRNNEMDWFRRNYWLELDISRQIAERLNIPVLITMPKSSANLMGATSIAEFVEMEKIYYWKQWAGTIAFYTQTQISFAHACLESLTKKDQACLLKHGLIEICFSTLSPYITRNAIVIRRAGFLIKHLELIYGPDFVDVFVETLLSLQACQLSTVEMKLFNEIVLLNQRPGLVDVEAVQRLQDRAIEKLSAERLKNQKNTNDVDIPTLDIPQMLSELQSLSSLHLNSLDWLKENSSKINLSVFLCELFDIPNFIFKILY from the exons ATG gctgaaaatttaataaatcaaatggaAGCATCATCAAGTGCTGAAGATGTTAAACGACAAAGAGTATTGTTATTCGAACAATTTGCAAGAAAAGTTGAATTATCAATTCCAAAAGTAGATAATAttcttatcaaaattatttcgtCTATAAATGACATAAGGCCAATGAATATGGAATTGCTGAAAacggaaaaattttttgaggtATGGGTTTGTCTGATGTCTCGACGTATGACAGAggaaaattcattaatatttgaagACGGGACTTGTTTTACAAGACAACAACTTGAACTCATCTATGGA ATCGATTTTGTTAATGCATTTGTATCATTTATATTGTCATTACAAACATTTTCCCCGActgaattgaaattatttactaCTGTTGCTGTATTGAGCCGAACATACTCTGATAATATAATACTcggtaaatttcatttttttgataatgacaGAGctgtagaaaaatttaaagatttttgtgcggattttttcgattttgacatttcaaaaaaattgttgagacTACGGGAACTTGATGAACAACGCAATAATGAAATGGATTGGTTTAGGAGAAATTATTGGCTTGAATTGGATATTTCGAGACAAATTGCTGAGCGGTTGAATATTCCAGTCCTTATTACCatg CCTAAAAGTTCAGCGAATCTCATGGGAGCCACATCGATTGCTGAATTTGtggaaatggaaaaaatttattattggaaGCAATGGGCAGGGACCATTGCATTTTATACTCAGACACAGATTAGCTTTGCACATGCTTGTCTTGaatcattaacaaaaaaagatcAAGCATGTCTTCTTAAACACGGTTTGATTGAGATATGCTTTTCTACGCTATCACCTTACATCACTAGGAATGCAATCGTAATACGTCGAGcaggttttttaataaaacatctTGAACTTATTTATGGA cctgattttgttgatgtatTCGTAGAAACTTTATTGTCATTGCAAGCATGTCAACTATCTACAgttgaaatgaaattatttaatgaaattgttttattgaacCAAAGACCTGGTTTAGTCGACGTTGAAGCTGTACAAAGGTTACAAGATCGTGCTATTGAAAAGTTGTCAGcagaaagattaaaaaatcaaaaaaatacaaatgatgtTGATATTCCAACTCTTGATATTCCACAAATGTTATCAGAATTACAATCGCTTTCTTCACTACACTTGAATTCTCTTGATTGgttgaaagaaaattcaagtaaaataaatctttCGGTCTTTCTTTGTGAACTATTCGACAttccaaattttatatttaaaatcttATATtag
- the LOC122853028 gene encoding thymosin beta-like isoform X1, translating into MSAPINPSLKDLPKVSIDLKSQLEGFNPDAMKKAETAIKNVLPSAEDVRQERQHSDLIHDVESFKTGQLKHADTKEKIILPNATDVAAEKTQQTLIAGIEAFDATKLKHTETQEKNPLPDKMAIEQEKDKQQFISGIENFDPAKLKHAQTMEKNPLPTKETIDAEKIAA; encoded by the exons ATGTCAGCTCCAATTAATCCATCATTGAAGGATCTTCCAAAGGTCTCAATTGATCTAAAAAGTCAACTCGAAGGATTTAATCCTGATGCCATGAAAAAAGCTGAGACtgcaattaaaaatgttttgcCATCAGCTGAAg acGTGAGACAAGAACGTCAACATTCAGATTTGATTCATGATGTCGAGAGTTTTAAAACTGGTCAACTAAAGCATGCtgatacaaaagaaaaaattattttaccaaatgcaacag atGTAGCAGCTGAAAAGACACAGCAGACCTTGATTGCTGGCATTGAGGCCTTTGATGCCACCAAATTGAAGCATACTGAGACTCAGGAAAAAAATCCACTTCCTGATAAAATGG caATTGAACAAGAAAAAGACAAACAACAATTCATATCTGGAATTGAAAATTTCGATCCAGCCAAGCTCAAGCATGCTCAAACCATGGAAAAAAATCCTTTGCCAACCAAAGAGA ccattGATGCAGAAAAGATTGCTGCTTAa
- the LOC122853025 gene encoding serine-arginine protein 55-like isoform X3, with protein MSTRVFVGGLTYRVRERDLEKFFRKYGRIKEVAMKNGFAFVEFDDYRDADDAVYELNGKELLGERVAVEIARGVSGRRGDRGYGRSRSWRDNRDDMRHDRDSVNRNTRTASSYKQSLPRYGPPTRTEYRLTVENLSSRVSWQDLKDYMRQAGEVTYADAHKQRRNEGVVEFATYTDLKNAMNKLDDTELNGRRIHLVEDKRRGRRSRSSSSRSRSRSRSRSRRRSRSRSRSRRSSRSRSRRSSRSKSRAHSKSKSKSKSKSPERSRSRSKSIRDRSKSKSKSRSRSRSKNDRSKSRSLSKSKDMSPKKERMSRERSRGGERSRSRSGSKHSKMSHSRSRSRSRSHSRSRSRSPMNGDKSPKSIKNDAD; from the exons ATGAGTACCCGAGTATTCGTTGGTGGATTAACATACCGGGTGAGAGAGCGCGACCTTGAGAAGTTCTTCCGGAAATATGGTAGAATCAAGGAGGTCGCAATGAAGAACGGATTTGCCTTTGTG gAATTTGATGACTACAGGGATGCTGATGATGCTGTTTATGAGCTCAATGGAAAAGAACTTCTTGGTGAACg AGTGGCGGTGGAGATAGCACGGGGTGTTTCAGGGAGGCGAGGCGACCGTGGCTACGGACGCTCCCGCTCCTGGAGAGACAA CCGAGATGATATGCGACACGACAG agATAGTGTAAACAGAAACACAAGAACTGCATCTAGCTACAAGCAATCATTGCCAAG ataTGGACCACCAACTCGCACCGAGTATCGTCTCACAGTGGAAAATTTATCAAGCCGTGTTAGCTGGCAG GATTTGAAGGATTACATGAGACAAGCTGGTGAAGTAACTTATGCTGATGCTCACAAACAACGCAGAAATGAAgg tGTCGTAGAATTTGCAACATACACTGACCTCAAAAATGCTATGAACAAACTTGATGATACTGAATTGAATGGCAGAAGAATTCATTTGGTTGAAGATAAGAGAAGAGGACGTCGTTCACGCTCATCTAGCTCACGTTCACGTTCACGATCACGCTCACGTTCTCGTCGTCGTTCTCGTTCACGCTCCag aAGTCGTCGCAGTTCACGTAGCCGTAGTCGTCGAAGCAGTCGTTCCAAATCAAGAGCACACTCGAAATCCAAATCAAAATCCAAATCCAAGTCTCCTGAACGCAGTCGCTCACGTTCCAAGTCAAT CCGGGATCGTTCCAAGTCTAAATCAAAATCTAGATCACGTTCACGTAGTAAGAATGACAGATCCAAGTCACGTTCATTATCAAAATCCAAAGATATGTCACCCAAAAa GGAAAGAATGAGTCGTGAACGTTCAAGAGGTGGTGAAAGATCAAGATCCCGTTCCGGAAGCAAACACAGCAAGATGAGTCACAGTCGTTCACGTTCACGTTCCCGTTCACACTCACGTTCAAGATCACGATCACCAATGAATGGCGACAAGTCACCAAAAAGCATCAAAAATGATGCTgactaa
- the LOC122853025 gene encoding serine-arginine protein 55-like isoform X4, whose translation MSTRVFVGGLTYRVRERDLEKFFRKYGRIKEVAMKNGFAFVEFDDYRDADDAVYELNGKELLGERITVERARGTPRGSDQWRYGDSRGGYGDSRRPARDDMRHDRDSVNRNTRTASSYKQSLPRYGPPTRTEYRLTVENLSSRVSWQDLKDYMRQAGEVTYADAHKQRRNEGVVEFATYTDLKNAMNKLDDTELNGRRIHLVEDKRRGRRSRSSSSRSRSRSRSRSRRRSRSRSRSRRSSRSRSRRSSRSKSRAHSKSKSKSKSKSPERSRSRSKSIRDRSKSKSKSRSRSRSKNDRSKSRSLSKSKDMSPKKERMSRERSRGGERSRSRSGSKHSKMSHSRSRSRSRSHSRSRSRSPMNGDKSPKSIKNDAD comes from the exons ATGAGTACCCGAGTATTCGTTGGTGGATTAACATACCGGGTGAGAGAGCGCGACCTTGAGAAGTTCTTCCGGAAATATGGTAGAATCAAGGAGGTCGCAATGAAGAACGGATTTGCCTTTGTG gAATTTGATGACTACAGGGATGCTGATGATGCTGTTTATGAGCTCAATGGAAAAGAACTTCTTGGTGAACg AATAACTGTTGAGAGGGCCCGAGGTACACCTAGGGGTAGTGACCAGTGGCGTTATGGTGACTCCCGTGGTGGTTACGGGGACTCGAGGCGACCTGC CCGAGATGATATGCGACACGACAG agATAGTGTAAACAGAAACACAAGAACTGCATCTAGCTACAAGCAATCATTGCCAAG ataTGGACCACCAACTCGCACCGAGTATCGTCTCACAGTGGAAAATTTATCAAGCCGTGTTAGCTGGCAG GATTTGAAGGATTACATGAGACAAGCTGGTGAAGTAACTTATGCTGATGCTCACAAACAACGCAGAAATGAAgg tGTCGTAGAATTTGCAACATACACTGACCTCAAAAATGCTATGAACAAACTTGATGATACTGAATTGAATGGCAGAAGAATTCATTTGGTTGAAGATAAGAGAAGAGGACGTCGTTCACGCTCATCTAGCTCACGTTCACGTTCACGATCACGCTCACGTTCTCGTCGTCGTTCTCGTTCACGCTCCag aAGTCGTCGCAGTTCACGTAGCCGTAGTCGTCGAAGCAGTCGTTCCAAATCAAGAGCACACTCGAAATCCAAATCAAAATCCAAATCCAAGTCTCCTGAACGCAGTCGCTCACGTTCCAAGTCAAT CCGGGATCGTTCCAAGTCTAAATCAAAATCTAGATCACGTTCACGTAGTAAGAATGACAGATCCAAGTCACGTTCATTATCAAAATCCAAAGATATGTCACCCAAAAa GGAAAGAATGAGTCGTGAACGTTCAAGAGGTGGTGAAAGATCAAGATCCCGTTCCGGAAGCAAACACAGCAAGATGAGTCACAGTCGTTCACGTTCACGTTCCCGTTCACACTCACGTTCAAGATCACGATCACCAATGAATGGCGACAAGTCACCAAAAAGCATCAAAAATGATGCTgactaa